One segment of Toxotes jaculatrix isolate fToxJac2 chromosome 8, fToxJac2.pri, whole genome shotgun sequence DNA contains the following:
- the upp1 gene encoding uridine phosphorylase 1, with protein sequence MDSKDDKQNVPCSSPVCVHNPHLDALKDDILYHFSLGTGTHDLPAMFGDVKFVCVGGSPWRMKAFTEYIAAELSMEDPKAEYPNICAGTDRYAMYKVGPVLSVSHGMGIPSIAIMLHELIKLLHHAHCTGVTIIRIGTSGGIGLEPGTVVVTKQSVDATFLPKFDQVILGKMVVRSTDLDQNLGEELLQCSKELNQFETVMGNTMCTLDFYEGQARLDGAFCSYSEKDKQDYLTKAREAGVCNIEMESSVFAAMCKLSGLRAAVVCVTLLDRLKGDQLNSSHEVLHSYQQRPQTLVGYYIKKQLKAKAEPN encoded by the exons ATGGATTCAAAAGATGACAAGCAAAACGTGCCGTGCAGCAG CCCTGTTTGCGTGCACAACCCACACCTGGATGCGCTGAAAGATGACATCCTCTACCACTTTAGTCTCGGAACAGGGACTCATGACCTACCAGCTATGTTTGGTGATGTCAAA tttgtgtgtgttgggggcaGTCCCTGGAGAATGAAAGCATTTACTGAGTACattgctgctgagctcagtatGGAAGACCCCAAAGCAGAGTACCCAAATATCTGTGCTGGAACAGATCGCTATGCCATGTACAAAGTTGgccctgtcctctctgtcagt catgGGATGGGCATTCCATCAATTGCCATAATGTTGCATGAGCTAATAAAGCTCCTCCATCACGCACATTGCACAGGTGTTACAATTATACGCATTGGGACATCAGGTGGAATAG ggCTTGAACCTGGCACTGTTGTTGTTACCAAACAGTCTGTGGATGCCACTTTCCTGCCCAAGTTTGACCAGGTGATCCTGGGTAAGATGGTGGTGCGCAGTACTGATTTGGACCAAAACCTGGGTGAGGAACTGTTGCAGTGCAGCAAAGAGCTGAACCAGTTTGAGACAGTGATGGGGAACACTATGTGTACACTGGATTTCTACGAAG GGCAAGCCCGTTTGGACGGTGCTTTCTGCTCTTACTCTGAGAAAGATAAGCAGGACTATCTCACTAAAGCCAGAGAAGCAGGAGTTTGCAATATTGAAATGGAGTCATCAGTTTTTGCTGCTATGTGCAAGCTGAGTGGTTTACGAG cggctgttgtttgtgtgacgCTTCTGGATCGGCTGAAGGGGGATCAGCTGAACAGCTCTCATGAAGTTCTTCACAGTTACCAACAACGTCCTCAGACACTGGTTGGTTATTACATAAAGAAGCAGCTGAAGGCCAAAGCAGAACCTAACTGA
- the gra gene encoding uncharacterized protein C8orf88 homolog isoform X2 — MEVSRRRILQKHLVPARPLRRCIHIDIEPPKNAATCAQALMEEVDQETTVTIEQFYKIVNLHKQKEGRISYTRDFLIGLASCPEARKKPEFLPEHPIVLTEARDPGDLRLHEMRWSGEKEEMAEERLHSS, encoded by the exons ATGGAAGTATCAAGGAGAAGAATCCTCCAAAAACATCTGGTGCCTGCAAGACCCCTGCGTCGCTGCATCCATATTGACATTG AGCCCCCCAAAAATGCTGCTACATGTGCACAGGCACTGATGGAGGAAGTGGATCAAGAG ACAACTGTCACTATAGAGCAGTTCTACAAGATTGTCAACCtccacaaacagaaagaag GCAGAATATCTTATACAAGAGATTTTTTAATTGGGTTGGCGAGTTGTCCTGAGGCCAGGAAGAAGCCAGAGTTCTTGCCAGAGCACCCCATAGTCTTAACTGAGGCA AGAGATCCTGGGGACTTGAGGCTTCATGAAATGAGGTGGAGTggtgaaaaagaggaaat gGCAGAAGAAAGGCTTCACTCATCTTAA
- the gra gene encoding uncharacterized protein C8orf88 homolog isoform X1, which yields MQSTVYTDVCHETRYNGQQEISTCFPKLPLHLSMEVSRRRILQKHLVPARPLRRCIHIDIEPPKNAATCAQALMEEVDQETTVTIEQFYKIVNLHKQKEGRISYTRDFLIGLASCPEARKKPEFLPEHPIVLTEARDPGDLRLHEMRWSGEKEEMAEERLHSS from the exons ATGCAGTCCACGGTTTACACAGATGTCTGCCATGAAACACGTTACAATGGGCAGCAAGAAATTTCCACCTGTTTTCCGAAGCTGCCTCTGCATTTAAG CATGGAAGTATCAAGGAGAAGAATCCTCCAAAAACATCTGGTGCCTGCAAGACCCCTGCGTCGCTGCATCCATATTGACATTG AGCCCCCCAAAAATGCTGCTACATGTGCACAGGCACTGATGGAGGAAGTGGATCAAGAG ACAACTGTCACTATAGAGCAGTTCTACAAGATTGTCAACCtccacaaacagaaagaag GCAGAATATCTTATACAAGAGATTTTTTAATTGGGTTGGCGAGTTGTCCTGAGGCCAGGAAGAAGCCAGAGTTCTTGCCAGAGCACCCCATAGTCTTAACTGAGGCA AGAGATCCTGGGGACTTGAGGCTTCATGAAATGAGGTGGAGTggtgaaaaagaggaaat gGCAGAAGAAAGGCTTCACTCATCTTAA
- the rbm12bb gene encoding RNA binding motif protein 12Bb, producing MAVVIRLQGLRITAGSEDIRKFFTGLKIPDGGVHIIGGEREEAFIVFASDEDARRAMTRSGGCIKDSPITLLLSSKAEMQSMLERSTKNLELDQRRRFEDNAGRARRSLGPQVSRRSGSRSGHTPPPQHQRALNGNDDFLCVFLRGMPFSVTEKEVSDFFSGLLIDEIILLKNEYGVNDGKGLVKFATREDAREGLKRHRRYIGSRYIEVSRTTVNDWHRATGRLPMVVNRDDSFERDRSPFRNQRNPRHHARSPSPLAQRPIHPSDGNYCVLLDNLSYTVEKADIKNFFHPTKLEDDQILHFLGSDGKRTRSAFVLFKNQRDYCDALAHETRLLSNRLVHTRPITREGMITLLESHCRNVRASGDSEHFQERPPSYPNNPYESEKMCMFVQNLPFDVRKVEIIDFFCGFHITEDKVFLLLDHKGAGAGKALVLFQSEAEAMRALSLNGQRFLGSEVILRCISRSQMKQLGVDPPVVQEPLPREKLSSGRSSEASCRPGNTEYRDFRMPCDGNIPMTNPQAQVHGGFDCEPRSVGYCAPHDKGNGIRGNFGASLLHLNGPTCVKLVNLPFQIRSEEIYDFCYGYSIIPGSVSLQYDHHGKPQGSATVVFESRQEALTAIEELSGRPIGPRKIQLLLF from the coding sequence ATGGCAGTCGTCATCCGTTTACAGGGACTGAGAATCACAGCAGGTTCTGAGGATATTCGCAAGTTCTTCACTGGTCTCAAAATCCCAGATGGAGGGGTGCATATAATTGGTGGAGAGCGAGAGGAAGCTTTCATTGTCTTTGCTTCGGATGAAGATGCAAGACGAGCCATGACACGGTCAGGGGGTTGCATTAAGGATTCACCCATTACATTGCTACTCAGTAGTAAAGCGGAGATGCAGAGCATGCTTGAGAGAAGTACAAAAAATTTGGAACTTGATCAAAGGAGGCGATTTGAGGATAATGCGGGACGTGCCAGAAGATCTTTGGGCCCTCAGGTGAGCAGGAGATCAGGTAGCAGATCGGGTCATACCCCTCCCCCCCAACACCAGAGGGCTTTAAACGGTAATGATgacttcttgtgtgtgtttctgagaggAATGCCCTTCTCTGTGACTGAAAAGGAAGTAAGCGATTTTTTCAGTGGTTTGCTTATTGATGAAATAATTTTGTTGAAAAATGAATATGGTGTAAACGATGGGAAAGGTCTTGTCAAATTTGCAACAAGAGAGGATGCAAGGGAAGGCCTGAAGAGGCATAGGAGATACATTGGGTCAAGGTATATTGAGGTTTCCAGGACAACAGTAAACGACTGGCATCGGGCTACTGGTAGATTACCAATGGTTGTCAACAGGGACGACAGCTTTGAAAGAGACAGATCACCTTTTCGCAATCAGAGGAATCCACGACATCATGCAAGATCACCGTCACCTTTGGCCCAGAGGCCCATTCATCCCTCTGACGGCAACTACTGTGTTTTGTTGGACAATCTATCCTATACGGTGGAAAAAGCAGacataaaaaacttttttcatcCCACAAAGCTGGAGGATGACCAGATTCTGCACTTTTTAGGCAGTGATGGGAAAAGAACTAGATCTGCATTTGTGCTGTTCAAGAATCAGCGTGACTACTGTGATGCCTTAGCTCATGAAACAAGATTACTCTCGAACCGATTGGTTCATACTCGCCCAATCACAAGAGAGGGCATGATCACCCTTTTGGAGTCTCACTGCAGGAATGTCCGAGCTTCTGGAGACTCAGAACACTTTCAGGAGCGGCCTCCATCTTACCCCAACAATCCCTATGAGTCAGAgaaaatgtgtatgtttgtccAGAACCTGCCATTTGATGTTAGAAAAGTTGAGATCATTGACTTCTTTTGTGGGTTTCATATCACTGAGGACAAGGTGTTCTTGCTCCTTGACCATAAAGGTGCTGGGGCGGGGAAGGCTTTGGTTCTCTTCCAGTCTGAGGCAGAGGCTATGAGGGCACTCTCGCTCAATGGACAGCGGTTTCTTGGGTCAGAAGTCATACTGAGATGCATTTCACGTTCTCAGATGAAGCAGTTGGGTGTTGATCCACCAGTGGTGCAGGAGCCACTGCCACGAGAGAAATTGTCCTCAGGCAGGAGCAGCGAGGCATCCTGTCGCCCTGGTAACACTGAGTACCGTGACTTTAGAATGCCTTGTGATGGTAATATACCTATGACTAATCCACAGGCTCAAGTCCATGGAGGTTTCGATTGTGAACCTCGTTCAGTGGGTTATTGTGCTCCACACGACAAGGGTAATGGCATTCGTGGCAACTTTGGCGCCTCATTGCTGCATTTAAATGGTCCCACCTGTGTTAAGTTAGTCAACTTACCCTTCCAAATCAGAAGTGAAGAAATCTATGACTTTTGCTATGGATATAGTATTATCCCTGGATCTGTCTCACTGCAATATGACCACCATGGCAAACCTCAAGGCTCTGCAACTGTGGTATTTGAGTCTCGTCAGGAGGCTTTAACGGCAATAGAGGAACTGAGTGGAAGGCCAATTGGTCCAAGAAAAATACAActgctgttattttga